Below is a window of Stygiolobus azoricus DNA.
GTTAATGTCGATAAGATAGTCGAAGATATAGAGCGTAACAACTTCCCTAATTTAGTGAAGTTAGTGAAGAATATAACTAAAAGAGAGAATGGGTTTCAAGTTAGACAAGGAGAGAAGGAAGATCCAGCACATCCAGCTATCTATCCTACAGGAGAAAAAGCTAAGGGCTTAAAACTTAAAACGTACAAACTGTTTGAGTTAATAACGAGAAGGTTCTTAGCCAGTATATCCTCTGACGCCAAGGTCAAAGAACAAAAGGTAGACTTAATGTTTAAAGAAACGAAGTTAGACGTAAGGCTAACTTTTCAGAAAGTAATTTTTAAGGGATGGTTATTATTGTATCCTTATCGAAAAGTACCTGATGAGGAGCTCCTTGACGTGAAAAGGGGGGATATAGGGGAAATAGTAAAGGTCTCCGTTTCGATGAAAGTTACTAAACCATCGTTAAATAGGCTTACTAAAATTGACCTATTGAAATGGATGGAGAGCACTAATCTAGGTACTGAGGCAACTAGAGGGAGAATTATAGAGACATTATTCGATAGAAAATATCTGGTAAAAAAAGGAAGTTATCTAGTACCAACTGACCTTGGGATAACAGTAGCTGAAGTCTTAGATCAGTACTTTAAGGAATTAACAGACGTCTCTCTGACAAAGAAAATGGAGGAGAAACTTAATGCAATTATTGACGGTAAAGTTAATGAGCAAGAAGTTGTAGATGAGACAATCAAAATCTTAGAAAACTACATGAACAAATATCAGGAGGTCAAGAAGCGTATTGGAGAGAAATTAGGAGGGGTACTAGGTCTCGTAAGTTATAAACCTTGTAAAATATGTAAGCTTGAGGCTATTTCGGTAAACGGTTTATGTAAGTATCATGATGAAGCACTGAGGAAACTCAGGGAATCTTTACTAGTATGGAAGGAAAGAAGCGGTATGACTGAATCACAAATAATCAAGAAACTATCTGCTTCTTCTTCTACTGGAAAATATGTTAAAGAGATAATAGAGAAGAAACTAATATAGGTATCTAGAGAAAGGAGGTCAGATACCTCAGGGTTTAACTCACCGATCGCTTTGGCATGACTCACATCATCTAAAAAGAGTTCTATTTAAGTGAGTTATTAAACTTAATGAGAGAGTAAGAAAAATTGAGGAACTCCGTTTTGTCTTATTGTCTAGTTCCCGTCCGCTAAATCTATTTATTAATTCATAAGTTTATTTTTGTAATGAAAGAGATCAGTTTAAGCGATTATCTTGATATTTGGAAGCAAAGTATAAGTAATCCTCAAGAGTTTTGGGATAAGATAGCTAAGGAACTGGTTTGGTTTCGGCATTACGAAAAGATCTTAGACTATAAATCACCGGATAATTACCGTTGGTTTGTAGGCGGAAAAATTAATATAGCGTATAATGCACTGGACAGATGGATTTCTCAGGGTAAGGGAGACAAAACAGCTATAATCTGGTTAAATGAAGAAGGAAAAGAGAGGAAATATACTTACAAAGACCTATATGAATTATCGAGCAAAATATCTACATTTATCGCTCAGTATTCGTCGAAATCCGATACAATACTGTTATACATGCCTATGGTTGTCGAAGCAGGAGCAACAATGTTAGCCTCAGCGAGATCAGGTACAATTCATACTGTAGTGTTCTCGGGGTTCGGTGTTAAAGCATTAGCAGAGAGAATAAAGAGTGCTAAGCCGAAAATAATTTTCACGGCAGATGTTACATACAGAAGAGGAAAAGTCATAGAGTTGAAGAGTGTAGTCGATGAAGCGATAAAGGAAAGCGGAATTAATGTAAACAAAGTCGTAGTTTTAAATAGAGAGAACAAGGCTAGTTTTAAAGAGGATAGAGATGTAGACTTTAATGAAGTCCTTAAGCTTAACACCAGAAAGGAAGTTGTTGAGACGAATTCAGAAGATCCCTTGTTCATACTTTATACTTCTGGGACTACTGGAAAGCCTAAAGGCATAGTTCATGCAATGGGTTCTTATACTGTATGGTGTTATGCTCACGTTAAATGGTTATACGATTTCTCGAACGAAAAGAAGTTACTAACAACTGCTGACCTGGGCTGGATTAACGGTCACTCGTATAGTCTTTACGGACCCTTACTTAACTATGGTACAACGATTTGGTATGAGGGTGCCATGGACTATCCGCATCCCGGAGTTATGTGGGAAATAATAGAGAAATATAAAGTTGAAAACGTGTGGACTGCACCTACATTGGTTAAAATGCTAATGAAGTACGGGGAAGACCACGTGAGGAAGTTCAACACCTCGAGCTTAGAGGTTTTTGTTACCGCTGGTGAGAGCCTGGGAGTTGAGGCAATGAACTGGTTACGTAGAAACGTTAAAGCAAAA
It encodes the following:
- a CDS encoding DNA topoisomerase I is translated as MVCRPNKYTLVVAEKSKAAKKIAEALSTKPQLCKQFSVSYWVLNYGERTLVIAPAAGHLFNLYGNSGFPVFHMEWKPLWTIDDSARYTKKYYELFRFLSVNALDFINACDYDIEGSVIGYIIIKFFGDERRAKRMKFSALTKEDIRKAITHLEPLDYNMINAGIARHKVDWLWGINVSRALMNAIREISRKRIVLSAGRVQSPTLIHVINNTMERETYVPLPYYTVNVEAVIGKRKVKFTANKVFEKKEDAQKFAEKIKNDKLVVREVEYEERNLLRPPPFNLGDLQVEAGRILGLSPYYTERLAEELYLDGLISYPRTNSQKIPPTVNVDKIVEDIERNNFPNLVKLVKNITKRENGFQVRQGEKEDPAHPAIYPTGEKAKGLKLKTYKLFELITRRFLASISSDAKVKEQKVDLMFKETKLDVRLTFQKVIFKGWLLLYPYRKVPDEELLDVKRGDIGEIVKVSVSMKVTKPSLNRLTKIDLLKWMESTNLGTEATRGRIIETLFDRKYLVKKGSYLVPTDLGITVAEVLDQYFKELTDVSLTKKMEEKLNAIIDGKVNEQEVVDETIKILENYMNKYQEVKKRIGEKLGGVLGLVSYKPCKICKLEAISVNGLCKYHDEALRKLRESLLVWKERSGMTESQIIKKLSASSSTGKYVKEIIEKKLI
- a CDS encoding AMP-binding protein is translated as MKEISLSDYLDIWKQSISNPQEFWDKIAKELVWFRHYEKILDYKSPDNYRWFVGGKINIAYNALDRWISQGKGDKTAIIWLNEEGKERKYTYKDLYELSSKISTFIAQYSSKSDTILLYMPMVVEAGATMLASARSGTIHTVVFSGFGVKALAERIKSAKPKIIFTADVTYRRGKVIELKSVVDEAIKESGINVNKVVVLNRENKASFKEDRDVDFNEVLKLNTRKEVVETNSEDPLFILYTSGTTGKPKGIVHAMGSYTVWCYAHVKWLYDFSNEKKLLTTADLGWINGHSYSLYGPLLNYGTTIWYEGAMDYPHPGVMWEIIEKYKVENVWTAPTLVKMLMKYGEDHVRKFNTSSLEVFVTAGESLGVEAMNWLRRNVKAKKIFEVWGQTENSGYIASPGGFYFGFLKIKDGSVGVPLPSINIKIVDDNGNELPRGKAGNIIVTSPSPAFMIGLWNDERYKNYYVRFGYYETGDYGYMDQDGYLYILGRSDDVLKVAGHRLGVAEIENVAYIEEVAEVAVVGVPDEIRREVIVIFAVPREGVKDLSLVKQKIIENVRKNFGAIAVVKEVIFVNKLPHTRTGKIMRRVLRALATGKDVGDVSTLEDETSVEEAKKALADIKVVY